One stretch of Cryomorphaceae bacterium 1068 DNA includes these proteins:
- a CDS encoding branched-chain amino acid aminotransferase, whose translation MIDTQTIKIQKTTQSKLDTTDFKNLKFGQTFSDHMFVMDYVDGKWQQPTIMPFQNMTMSPASLVIHYGQSIFEGLKAFKNEDGRYGLFRPDLNIKRMNKSAVRMCMPEIPENIFMDALNELVRLENEWIPTLELSSLYLRPVLFAIDEYIGVKASQSYRFMILAAPVNAYYVKPVRIKIEREFTRAAKGGTGYAKTAGNYAGSLYPAKLANDQGYDQLLWTDAKEHAYIEESGTMNVMFVIDGKLITPELGETILDGVTRRSALQLARDWGVEVEERRVSVAELQEAMKSDTLEEAFGCGTAATIAHIEAIADGDKVYQLPKVEDRKLSNRLMKYFVDLKKFRIDDPHEWMIELS comes from the coding sequence ATGATCGATACACAGACCATAAAAATTCAGAAAACTACTCAGAGTAAACTAGATACCACAGATTTTAAGAACTTAAAATTCGGTCAAACATTTTCAGATCACATGTTTGTGATGGATTATGTAGACGGAAAATGGCAACAGCCTACCATCATGCCTTTTCAGAATATGACCATGTCGCCCGCTTCTTTGGTGATTCACTACGGTCAGAGCATTTTTGAAGGGCTGAAAGCTTTCAAGAATGAAGATGGGCGCTACGGACTATTCCGCCCTGACTTGAATATCAAAAGGATGAACAAATCAGCGGTGCGAATGTGTATGCCTGAGATTCCTGAGAATATTTTTATGGACGCTCTGAATGAGCTTGTCCGACTAGAGAACGAATGGATACCGACATTGGAGCTTTCTTCTCTATACTTGCGCCCGGTGCTTTTTGCCATCGATGAATACATTGGCGTCAAGGCTAGTCAGAGCTACCGCTTTATGATTTTGGCAGCACCGGTAAATGCATACTATGTAAAGCCCGTAAGAATCAAAATTGAAAGGGAATTTACTCGCGCTGCTAAAGGAGGAACCGGCTACGCTAAGACTGCAGGAAATTATGCAGGCTCTTTATACCCTGCAAAATTGGCCAACGATCAAGGCTACGACCAACTCCTATGGACAGACGCAAAAGAGCACGCTTACATTGAAGAAAGCGGCACGATGAACGTTATGTTCGTTATTGATGGGAAATTGATCACACCTGAGCTTGGAGAAACAATTCTTGACGGGGTAACACGCCGAAGTGCTTTGCAATTGGCAAGAGATTGGGGAGTGGAAGTAGAGGAGAGAAGAGTCTCTGTAGCGGAACTTCAAGAAGCCATGAAAAGCGATACATTAGAAGAAGCTTTTGGATGTGGAACAGCCGCGACCATAGCACATATCGAAGCAATTGCTGATGGAGACAAAGTATATCAGTTGCCTAAAGTTGAAGACCGTAAATTGTCTAATCGACTGATGAAATACTTCGTAGATCTTAAAAAATTCAGAATTGACGATCCGCACGAATGGATGATCGAATTATCATAG